The Pan paniscus chromosome 1, NHGRI_mPanPan1-v2.0_pri, whole genome shotgun sequence genome has a segment encoding these proteins:
- the LOC100969372 gene encoding chymotrypsin-like elastase family member 3A, producing MAQSFQEPQALCPFPIIAKLMMLRLLSSLLLVAVASGYGRPSSRPSSRVVHGEDAVPYSWPWQVSLQYENSGSFYHTCGGSLIAPDWVVTAGHCISRDLTYQVVLGEYNLDVKEGPEQVIPINSEELFVHPLWNRSCVACGNDIALIKLSRSAQLGDAVQLASLPPAGDILPNKTPCYITGWGRLYTNGPLPDKLQQARLPVVDYKHCSRWNWWGSAVKETMVCAGGYLRSGCNGDSGGPLNCPTEDGGWQVHGVTSFVSGFGCNFIWKPTVFTRVSAFIDWIEEVRRAGRPGGL from the exons ATGGCTCAGAGCTTTCAAG AGCCCCAGGCTCTGTGCCCTTTTCCTATCATCGCAAAACTCATGATGCTCCGGCTGCTCAGTTCCCTCCTCCTTGTGGCCGTTG cCTCAGGCTATGGCCGACCTTCCTCTCGCCCTTCCAGCCGCGTTGTCCATGGTGAGGATGCGGTCCCCTACAGCTGGCCCTGGCAG GTTTCCCTGCAGTATGAGAATAGTGGAAGCTTCTACCACACCTGTGGCGGTAGCCTCATCGCCCCCGATTGGGTTGTGACTGCCGGCCACTGCATCTC GAGGGACCTGACCTACCAGGTGGTGTTGGGTGAGTACAACCTTGATGTGAAGGAGGGCCCCGAGCAGGTGATCCCCATCAACTCTGAGGAGCTGTTTGTGCATCCACTCTGGAACCGCTCGTGTGTGGCCTGTGG CAATGACATCGCCCTCATCAAGCTCTCACGCAGCGCCCAGCTGGGAGACGCCGTCCAGCTCGCCTCACTCCCTCCCGCTGGTGACATCCTTCCCAACAAGACACCCTGCTACATCACCGGCTGGGGCCGTCTCTATA CCAACGGGCCACTCCCAGACAAGCTGCAGCAGGCCCGGCTGCCCGTGGTGGACTATAAGCACTGCTCCAGGTGGAACTGGTGGGGTTCCGCCGTGAAGGAAACCATGGTGTGTGCTGGAGGGTACCTCCGCTCCGGCTGCAAC GGTGACTCTGGAGGACCCCTCAACTGCCCCACAGAGGATGGTGGCTGGCAGGTCCACGGTGTGACCAGCTTTGTTTCTGGCTTTGGCTGCAACTTCATCTGGAAGCCTACGGTGTTCACTCGAGTCTCGGCCTTCATCGACTGGATTGAGGAGGTGAGGAGGGCAGGGCGGCCAGGAGGGCTTTAG